In a genomic window of Pontibacter liquoris:
- a CDS encoding AraC family transcriptional regulator, whose protein sequence is MTKDKLTPIHEYHLNRYQPDKPQFAIHDLSQYLNKNQRDTSKPHIHSYYQIIWFKRGTGKHFVDFRQYDVSDNAIFFISKNQVHYFDQKTDYAGILIHFNEAFLVQKDNKVDFFLKYNLFNNPYQLPSCSISQGIDHILDEYITQIRRELQNEESFGKEELIRIYLKAFLIQVQRRIHDFERNATAVPFTLDDKKIYLIKFVNLIDDNYTKGLTVAEYAQLLHISSRTLSDLTNHTLGKTPSQMIQERLILEAQRLLLHSNLNVNQIGYRLGFDDPSYFVKYFKKHTKLSPSDFRKSVS, encoded by the coding sequence ATGACAAAAGACAAGCTTACTCCGATCCACGAATACCATTTAAATCGGTATCAGCCTGATAAACCACAGTTTGCCATACATGATTTAAGCCAATACCTAAACAAGAATCAGAGAGATACTTCAAAACCTCATATTCACAGCTATTACCAGATCATCTGGTTCAAGCGCGGTACAGGCAAGCACTTTGTAGATTTCAGGCAATATGATGTGTCTGATAACGCTATCTTTTTCATTTCTAAAAATCAGGTGCATTATTTTGACCAGAAGACCGATTACGCTGGAATTCTGATTCACTTTAACGAAGCCTTTTTGGTTCAGAAAGACAATAAAGTAGACTTTTTCCTAAAGTATAACCTTTTCAACAATCCCTACCAGCTGCCTTCCTGTAGCATCAGCCAGGGCATTGACCACATCCTGGACGAATACATTACGCAAATCAGAAGGGAGCTACAAAATGAAGAGTCATTTGGCAAGGAAGAGTTGATCCGAATATATTTGAAAGCTTTCTTGATTCAGGTGCAACGTAGAATACATGATTTTGAAAGGAATGCTACTGCTGTACCTTTTACTCTGGATGACAAAAAAATTTACCTGATCAAATTTGTGAACCTGATTGACGACAACTACACCAAAGGACTAACTGTAGCCGAATACGCTCAACTACTGCATATCTCCTCTCGCACTTTATCGGACCTTACCAACCATACCTTGGGCAAGACACCCTCCCAGATGATCCAGGAACGGCTGATACTGGAGGCACAACGGCTGCTGCTTCACTCTAACTTAAACGTTAATCAAATCGGCTACCGCCTGGGTTTTGATGACCCTTCCTACTTTGTAAAGTATTTCAAAAAGCACACAAAACTCTCCCCTTCAGACTTTAGGAAATCTGTTTCCTAA
- a CDS encoding flavin monoamine oxidase family protein, giving the protein MKTPEKIILIGGGLSGLTLAYLLAEKNVETLVLEASPRLGGRIQTVKGNLGTPMELGATWFAEKHCHLSTLIEELQLQKFPQFSKGLSLFQTKSFEPPQKFFVPEAEAPSYRLAGGTKTLTDALAQKLESKNIRLNARVIRIREADDTVTVETESGEVFKAAKVVLCLPPQLAASRIEFSPALPKHVQEILPTVQTWMAGAVKFTLEYAEPFWRMAGYSGMLYSHAGVIAEMYDHTNFEEDKYGFTGFLSSGAASYTQEVRKEFVLRQLDELLGEKALKPTAYFDKVWTDEFVLAGSPVIQRPHQNNGHPLLQKSYINEKLLFCGTETASEFAGYMEGAIQAARGVVERLCNH; this is encoded by the coding sequence ATGAAAACACCTGAAAAAATCATCCTTATAGGAGGCGGTTTAAGCGGACTAACATTGGCTTATTTGTTAGCAGAAAAGAATGTAGAAACCCTTGTTTTGGAAGCTTCCCCAAGATTAGGAGGCAGAATACAAACCGTAAAAGGGAATTTGGGTACGCCCATGGAATTAGGCGCTACCTGGTTTGCCGAAAAGCATTGTCATTTATCAACCTTAATAGAAGAACTGCAACTACAGAAGTTTCCCCAGTTTTCAAAAGGCCTTTCCCTGTTTCAAACAAAATCGTTCGAGCCGCCACAAAAGTTCTTTGTACCGGAAGCAGAAGCACCTTCTTACAGGCTTGCCGGCGGGACTAAAACTTTGACAGATGCCTTGGCTCAGAAGCTAGAGTCTAAAAACATCCGGTTAAATGCAAGGGTAATAAGAATCAGAGAGGCTGATGATACAGTAACTGTAGAAACGGAAAGCGGAGAAGTGTTTAAGGCTGCTAAAGTCGTGCTTTGCCTGCCTCCACAGTTAGCGGCTTCCCGGATCGAATTCTCTCCAGCATTACCTAAGCATGTTCAGGAAATCCTGCCAACCGTACAGACGTGGATGGCAGGTGCGGTTAAGTTTACATTAGAGTATGCAGAACCCTTCTGGCGAATGGCAGGCTATTCGGGTATGCTTTACAGCCACGCCGGCGTTATTGCGGAGATGTATGACCACACCAATTTTGAAGAAGATAAATATGGATTCACAGGTTTTCTAAGTAGTGGTGCCGCATCGTATACCCAGGAAGTTCGAAAAGAATTTGTGCTGCGCCAGCTAGACGAATTACTTGGAGAAAAGGCCTTGAAGCCTACTGCTTATTTCGATAAAGTATGGACGGACGAATTTGTACTTGCTGGAAGTCCGGTAATTCAGCGCCCTCACCAGAATAATGGACACCCGTTATTGCAGAAGAGTTATATAAACGAAAAGCTTTTATTCTGTGGCACGGAGACAGCTTCTGAATTTGCAGGGTATATGGAAGGAGCCATACAAGCAGCACGGGGTGTCGTTGAAAGACTTTGTAACCACTAA